One window from the genome of Actinoplanes teichomyceticus ATCC 31121 encodes:
- a CDS encoding FAD binding domain-containing protein, with amino-acid sequence MKTFAYRAATGLADGLEPGAVFLAGGTNLVDLMKLGVATPDVLVDVNRLPLHEVSKLPDGGLRVGAGVRNSDLAADPRIRTGYPALSQALLAGASGQLRNMATTGGNLLQRTRCRYFMDASMPCNKHTPGSGCPARDGDHRNLAILGGSPACIATHPSDMAVALAALDAVVRVDGPAGARAVTVTELHRLPGDTPERDTTLQHGELITAVDLPALPVAARSAYRKARDRASYAFAVGSVAAALQTRDGLVEQVRLAFGAVAHKPWRAYTAEQALRGRPATRASFLAAADAELEAARPLRDNAYKVPLIRNLTAAVLTALTGEDR; translated from the coding sequence GTGAAGACGTTCGCGTACCGCGCCGCCACCGGGCTCGCCGACGGGCTGGAGCCCGGGGCGGTCTTCCTGGCCGGCGGCACGAACCTGGTCGACCTGATGAAGCTGGGCGTGGCCACCCCGGACGTGCTCGTCGACGTGAACCGGCTGCCGCTGCACGAGGTGAGCAAGCTGCCGGACGGCGGGCTCCGCGTCGGCGCCGGCGTACGCAACAGCGACCTCGCCGCGGACCCCCGGATCCGCACCGGCTACCCGGCGCTGAGCCAGGCCCTGCTCGCCGGCGCCTCCGGGCAGCTGCGCAACATGGCCACGACCGGTGGCAACCTGCTGCAGCGCACCCGCTGCCGGTATTTCATGGACGCCTCGATGCCGTGCAACAAGCACACGCCCGGCTCGGGCTGCCCGGCCCGCGACGGCGACCACCGCAACCTGGCGATCCTGGGCGGCTCACCGGCGTGCATCGCGACGCACCCGTCGGACATGGCCGTCGCGCTCGCCGCCCTGGACGCGGTGGTGCGCGTCGACGGCCCGGCCGGGGCGCGCGCCGTCACGGTGACCGAGCTGCACCGGCTGCCCGGCGACACCCCCGAGCGGGACACGACGCTGCAGCACGGCGAGCTGATCACCGCGGTGGACCTGCCGGCGCTGCCGGTCGCGGCCCGCTCGGCGTACCGCAAGGCCCGCGACCGCGCGTCCTACGCGTTCGCCGTCGGTTCGGTCGCCGCCGCCCTGCAGACCCGCGACGGCCTGGTCGAACAGGTGCGCCTGGCGTTCGGCGCGGTGGCGCACAAGCCGTGGCGGGCGTACACCGCCGAACAGGCGCTGCGCGGCCGGCCGGCGACCCGCGCGTCGTTCCTGGCCGCCGCGGACGCCGAGCTGGAGGCCGCGCGGCCGTTGCGGGACAACGCGTACAAGGTCCCGCTGATCCGCAATCTCACCGCCGCGGTGCTGACCGCCCTGACCGGGGAGGACCGATGA
- a CDS encoding 2Fe-2S iron-sulfur cluster-binding protein: MRLTVNGVQHHLVGLDPRTTLLDALRERLHLTGAKKGCDHGQCGACTVLLNGRRVNSCLILAITQQDAEVTTIEGLGHRGEPHPVQRGFLEHDGFQCGYCTPGQICSAVGMLDEVARGWPSAVTGDGDADPLSDAEIRERMSGNLCRCGAYPNMVPAIRQAAGR, translated from the coding sequence ATGCGTCTCACCGTCAACGGGGTCCAGCACCACCTGGTCGGCCTGGACCCGCGCACCACCCTGCTCGACGCGCTGCGGGAGCGGCTGCACCTGACCGGCGCCAAGAAGGGCTGCGACCACGGCCAGTGCGGGGCCTGCACGGTGCTGCTGAACGGGCGCCGGGTCAACAGCTGCCTGATCCTGGCGATCACCCAGCAGGACGCCGAGGTGACCACCATCGAGGGGCTCGGGCATCGTGGCGAACCACACCCGGTGCAGCGGGGCTTCCTCGAACACGACGGCTTCCAGTGCGGCTACTGCACGCCGGGGCAGATCTGCTCGGCGGTCGGCATGCTCGACGAGGTGGCCCGCGGCTGGCCGAGCGCGGTGACCGGCGACGGCGACGCGGACCCGCTCAGCGACGCGGAGATCCGCGAGCGGATGAGCGGCAACCTGTGCCGCTGCGGGGCGTACCCGAACATGGTGCCGGCGATCCGGCAGGCGGCGGGCCGGTGA
- a CDS encoding hybrid sensor histidine kinase/response regulator, whose amino-acid sequence MSYVTVAVASVTVLAAVAAALPADALGFGMVAVAPALAAPAASPAAVLAVGGYALAAGFAVSSWQGLLGTGAQIDRMLLTICSTVVCWLLARHHRRALRVATDAATAREMFAAVAEQSTDAIITCTLDGTVTAWNGGAERIYGWSAGEAVGQRCADLLPPESVGVLEDVLARLAHGEQVHLEQADRVRADGTPFLVSVTVWPIRDENGVVVAAAATERDVTEERRAQERSARAARLESLGQLAGGIAHDFNNLLAIILNHADFLAEEVSGQAAEDVTRIRGAADRAKALTGQLLVFAKREPTRVEILDLNRVVAEAGELLERTIGENIRLVCHPGPGCMPVRANRGRLDQILLNLVINARDAMPDGGVVVVETDWLNLDERSSSGLPPGRYVRLTVSDTGTGMTAEVRDRLFEPFFTTKPPDRGTGLGLATVYGIVDEAGGTIGVESAPGCGTTFRILLPSAATAETAGHDPAAGPAPGHGELILVVEDDEFVRDLVVRILRDNGYRAAALEDPLLDDDLSDVSLIIFDVVLRGRSGPALAEQVRSRRPDLRVLFMSGYSDVEVRREYHLGPDARIVQKPFTAAELLAGVGEVLGSRQVEA is encoded by the coding sequence ATGTCGTACGTGACGGTCGCGGTGGCGTCGGTGACCGTGCTCGCCGCGGTCGCGGCGGCGCTGCCGGCGGATGCCCTGGGCTTCGGCATGGTGGCGGTCGCCCCGGCGCTGGCCGCCCCGGCGGCGAGCCCGGCGGCGGTGCTGGCGGTCGGGGGCTACGCGCTGGCCGCCGGCTTCGCGGTCTCCTCCTGGCAGGGCCTGCTCGGCACCGGCGCGCAGATCGACCGGATGCTGCTGACGATCTGCTCCACCGTGGTCTGCTGGCTGCTGGCCCGCCATCACCGGCGGGCGCTGCGGGTGGCGACCGACGCGGCCACGGCCCGCGAGATGTTCGCCGCGGTCGCCGAGCAGTCCACCGACGCGATCATCACCTGCACCCTGGACGGCACCGTCACCGCCTGGAACGGCGGCGCGGAACGGATCTACGGCTGGTCGGCCGGCGAGGCCGTCGGCCAGCGGTGCGCCGACCTGCTGCCGCCGGAGAGCGTCGGCGTCCTGGAGGACGTGCTGGCCCGGCTCGCCCACGGCGAGCAGGTGCACCTGGAGCAGGCGGACCGGGTCCGCGCGGACGGCACGCCGTTCCTGGTCTCGGTCACCGTCTGGCCGATCCGTGACGAGAACGGCGTGGTGGTCGCGGCGGCCGCCACCGAACGCGACGTCACCGAGGAGCGGCGGGCCCAGGAACGGTCCGCGCGGGCCGCCCGGCTGGAAAGCCTGGGCCAGCTCGCCGGCGGGATCGCGCACGACTTCAACAACCTGCTGGCGATCATCCTGAACCACGCCGACTTCCTCGCCGAGGAGGTCAGCGGGCAGGCCGCGGAGGACGTGACGCGGATCCGCGGCGCCGCGGACCGGGCCAAGGCGCTGACCGGGCAGCTGCTGGTGTTCGCCAAGCGGGAGCCCACCCGGGTGGAGATCCTCGACCTCAACCGGGTGGTGGCCGAGGCCGGCGAGCTGCTGGAACGCACCATCGGCGAGAACATCCGGCTGGTCTGCCATCCTGGCCCGGGATGCATGCCGGTCCGCGCCAACCGCGGGCGGCTCGATCAGATCCTGCTCAACCTGGTGATCAACGCGCGTGACGCGATGCCCGACGGCGGTGTCGTGGTGGTCGAGACCGACTGGCTGAACCTGGACGAGCGATCGTCCTCGGGGCTGCCGCCGGGCCGCTATGTCCGGCTGACGGTCAGCGACACCGGCACCGGGATGACCGCCGAGGTGCGCGACCGGCTCTTCGAGCCGTTCTTCACCACCAAGCCGCCCGACCGGGGCACCGGGCTCGGGCTGGCCACCGTGTACGGCATCGTCGACGAGGCGGGCGGCACCATCGGCGTGGAGTCCGCGCCGGGATGCGGCACGACGTTCCGGATCCTGCTGCCCTCGGCCGCGACGGCGGAGACCGCCGGCCACGACCCGGCCGCCGGGCCGGCCCCCGGCCACGGTGAGCTGATCCTGGTGGTCGAGGACGACGAATTCGTACGGGACCTGGTGGTCCGCATCCTCCGGGACAACGGCTACCGGGCCGCCGCGCTCGAGGACCCGCTGCTCGACGACGACTTGAGCGACGTCTCCCTGATCATCTTCGACGTCGTGCTGCGCGGCCGCTCCGGCCCGGCGCTCGCCGAGCAGGTGCGGTCACGCCGGCCGGACCTGCGGGTGCTGTTCATGTCCGGCTACAGCGACGTCGAGGTGCGCCGGGAGTACCACCTCGGCCCGGACGCCCGGATCGTGCAGAAGCCGTTCACCGCGGCGGAGCTGCTGGCCGGAGTCGGTGAGGTGCTCGGCTCCCGGCAGGTCGAGGCGTGA
- a CDS encoding DivIVA domain-containing protein, with product MPLTPAEIDSVAFRRPAAGAHGYSEDEVDAFLDDVAGEMRRLAAENRALSDQLAHDDLAERVRRAELDRLRAEEELRALRDELAQARAAAPVPATQPAGSRMVEAARRTADEHVAEARRQAQALLEQAATKAAQLVSDAELRASTILADARHAHAEAIAGLTAKRAAALDRINELRELARRHRAALEEDVTGRLAEFAGTGGGAGAGGGAGAEGGAGAGGGAGAQGGAGAGSGAGAGSGAGAGSGAGAGAAVGAGSGADTGIGTARRDAIGA from the coding sequence GTGCCGCTCACCCCGGCCGAGATAGACAGCGTCGCGTTCCGGCGGCCGGCCGCCGGCGCACACGGATACAGCGAGGACGAGGTCGACGCGTTCCTGGACGACGTGGCCGGCGAGATGCGGCGGCTGGCGGCCGAGAACCGCGCGCTCAGCGACCAGCTCGCGCACGACGACCTCGCCGAACGGGTCCGCCGGGCGGAACTGGACCGGCTGCGCGCCGAGGAGGAGCTGCGGGCTCTGCGGGACGAGCTGGCGCAGGCCCGAGCGGCGGCCCCGGTCCCGGCGACGCAGCCGGCCGGCTCGCGCATGGTCGAAGCCGCGCGCCGGACCGCCGACGAGCACGTCGCCGAGGCACGCCGGCAGGCGCAGGCGCTGCTGGAGCAGGCCGCCACCAAGGCCGCGCAGCTGGTCAGCGACGCGGAGCTGCGGGCCTCGACGATCCTGGCGGACGCCCGGCACGCCCACGCTGAGGCGATCGCCGGACTGACCGCGAAGCGTGCCGCGGCCCTGGACCGGATCAACGAGCTGCGCGAGCTCGCGCGGCGTCACCGGGCGGCGCTGGAGGAGGACGTGACCGGCCGCCTGGCCGAATTCGCCGGTACCGGGGGTGGCGCTGGTGCCGGGGGCGGTGCTGGGGCTGAGGGCGGTGCTGGTGCCGGGGGCGGCGCTGGGGCTCAGGGCGGTGCTGGGGCCGGGAGCGGTGCTGGGGCCGGGAGCGGTGCTGGGGCCGGGAGCGGTGCTGGTGCTGGGGCGGCCGTCGGTGCCGGGAGCGGGGCCGACACCGGGATCGGCACCGCCCGGCGGGACGCCATCGGCGCGTGA
- a CDS encoding GNAT family N-acetyltransferase: protein MTAGDWPAVHEWARLPESCRFQAWGPNTPEETEEYVRTAAAQWQRRPQSRLPYLVVHDGTVVGIAELKMHDRHRGEISYGIHPAWWGRGLATAAARELLDLGFSGHGLHRIFATCDPRNVASARVLRKLGMRHEGRMRETMLIRDGWRDSDLYAILAPEWRS, encoded by the coding sequence GTGACGGCCGGGGACTGGCCGGCCGTGCACGAGTGGGCGCGGCTGCCGGAGTCGTGCCGGTTCCAGGCGTGGGGCCCGAACACGCCGGAGGAGACCGAGGAGTACGTCCGGACAGCGGCGGCGCAGTGGCAGCGGCGGCCGCAGAGCCGCTTGCCGTACCTGGTGGTCCACGACGGCACGGTCGTCGGCATCGCCGAGCTGAAGATGCACGACCGGCACCGGGGCGAGATCAGCTACGGCATCCATCCCGCGTGGTGGGGCCGGGGCCTGGCCACCGCCGCGGCGCGGGAACTGCTCGACCTGGGCTTCAGCGGGCACGGGCTGCACCGGATCTTCGCCACCTGCGATCCGCGTAACGTGGCGTCGGCGCGCGTGCTGCGCAAGCTCGGTATGCGGCACGAGGGCCGGATGCGCGAGACCATGCTCATCCGCGACGGCTGGCGCGACTCCGATCTCTACGCGATCCTCGCGCCGGAGTGGCGGTCCTGA
- a CDS encoding oxygenase MpaB family protein has product MVPTRFGADRAWGERAARPLRLLAGAGAQPTGPELAALRAALTRRDEPAAALVRAVRATPGLSVGDLRRVLAAGPAGDVPEPFAAFYATVLDRPAWVDDGLLARGAQACRAFGMDAGLVLAYGSLLGGYRTGAALEPLVRTGRLTGDETLRRIMETTLWWRAVTAPGALAPHGAGFRATLHVRVMHALVNARLEDDPTWDHAGRGLPINQYDQASTLGVFSTSFLLHLRLLGVRVSRADARAVMHLWCYVGWLLGVDERWLPHTERQGRRQLYHLLSYDPPPDANSVALARALIAMTDHVTHGWRRVYERERALSVSTWLLGRSAMRDLGLPRRPPWYGLARVAANLLISQGLGRLPGGRSRLLARGERQARARFARWGADLPD; this is encoded by the coding sequence ATGGTTCCCACCAGGTTCGGCGCGGACCGGGCGTGGGGTGAGCGCGCCGCGCGGCCACTGCGGCTGCTCGCCGGGGCCGGGGCGCAACCGACCGGACCGGAGCTCGCGGCGCTGCGGGCCGCCCTGACCCGGCGCGACGAGCCCGCCGCCGCGCTGGTCCGGGCGGTGCGGGCCACGCCCGGACTGAGCGTCGGCGACCTGCGCCGGGTGCTGGCCGCCGGCCCGGCCGGCGACGTGCCCGAGCCGTTCGCGGCCTTCTACGCCACCGTGCTGGACCGGCCCGCCTGGGTCGACGACGGCCTGCTGGCCCGCGGGGCGCAGGCGTGCCGGGCGTTCGGCATGGACGCCGGGCTGGTGCTGGCCTACGGTTCGCTGCTGGGCGGCTACCGCACCGGCGCGGCCCTCGAACCGCTGGTCCGCACCGGCCGCCTCACCGGCGACGAGACGCTGCGGCGAATCATGGAGACGACGCTGTGGTGGCGCGCGGTCACCGCGCCGGGCGCTCTGGCGCCGCACGGCGCCGGATTCCGCGCCACCCTGCACGTACGCGTCATGCACGCCCTGGTCAACGCCCGGCTGGAGGACGACCCGACCTGGGACCACGCCGGCCGCGGCCTGCCCATCAACCAGTACGACCAGGCCAGCACCCTGGGCGTGTTCTCCACCAGCTTCCTGCTGCATCTGCGGCTGCTCGGGGTGCGGGTCTCGCGCGCCGACGCGCGGGCGGTCATGCACCTGTGGTGTTACGTCGGCTGGCTGCTCGGCGTCGATGAGCGGTGGCTGCCGCACACCGAGCGGCAGGGGCGACGCCAGCTGTACCACCTCCTGTCGTACGACCCGCCGCCGGACGCCAACAGCGTCGCGCTGGCCCGCGCCCTGATCGCGATGACCGATCACGTGACGCACGGCTGGCGGCGGGTGTACGAACGCGAGCGGGCCCTGTCGGTCAGCACCTGGCTGCTGGGCCGTTCCGCGATGCGCGACCTGGGTCTGCCCCGCCGCCCACCGTGGTACGGCCTGGCCCGGGTCGCCGCGAACCTGCTGATCAGCCAGGGGCTGGGCCGGCTGCCGGGCGGCCGGTCACGGCTGCTGGCCCGCGGCGAACGTCAGGCGCGCGCCCGGTTCGCCCGCTGGGGCGCCGACCTGCCGGACTGA
- a CDS encoding hemerythrin domain-containing protein — MSSFLHAVPTTFAATPPADYLDVIDLLLEQHDEIREMCAGVERSRGEERERRFAELAATVRVHERGERAVVHPATRAGSPAGNLLGLSRMLEEDAIERSVAGLQVLGARHPDFDRGFAALYHAILDHATREELDEFPLLRDLVPVQRLHVMAGELYDVQAAEAG; from the coding sequence ATGAGTTCTTTCCTGCACGCCGTGCCGACCACGTTCGCCGCCACCCCGCCGGCGGACTATCTCGATGTCATCGACCTGCTGCTGGAGCAGCACGACGAGATCCGCGAAATGTGTGCCGGGGTGGAGCGGTCCCGGGGCGAGGAACGGGAGCGGCGCTTCGCCGAGCTGGCTGCCACCGTGCGTGTCCACGAGCGCGGTGAACGCGCCGTGGTGCACCCGGCCACCCGCGCCGGCTCGCCCGCCGGCAACCTGCTCGGCCTGTCCCGCATGCTGGAGGAGGACGCGATCGAGCGGTCCGTCGCCGGGCTGCAGGTTCTCGGCGCCCGGCACCCGGACTTCGATCGCGGGTTCGCCGCGTTGTACCACGCCATCCTGGACCACGCGACCCGTGAGGAGCTCGACGAGTTCCCGCTGCTGCGCGACCTGGTGCCGGTCCAGCGGCTGCACGTGATGGCCGGCGAGCTGTACGACGTCCAGGCCGCGGAGGCCGGCTGA
- a CDS encoding GNAT family N-acetyltransferase, which produces MSIEVRPATSFQDLATILGPKNPGSSVCWCLSHRVDARTNRSLVGPQRGEYVKKLTERDVAPGVLAYDGDEVVGWAAVAPRAELPFARSRKIPHVDDLPVWSVWCFRVRPGHRGRGISRTLLDGAVDFARGHGAPAVEGYPVDNEGTRVDVVMAYVGTRGLFEAAGFTLASATSAVSGGFPRVVMRREL; this is translated from the coding sequence ATGAGCATCGAAGTCCGGCCCGCCACGTCCTTCCAGGACCTCGCCACGATCCTGGGCCCGAAGAATCCCGGGTCGTCGGTGTGCTGGTGCCTGAGTCACCGCGTCGACGCGAGAACCAACAGATCGCTGGTCGGCCCGCAGCGCGGGGAGTACGTCAAGAAGCTCACCGAGCGCGACGTCGCGCCGGGCGTGCTCGCCTACGACGGTGACGAGGTCGTGGGGTGGGCGGCCGTCGCGCCGCGCGCCGAGCTGCCATTCGCCCGGTCGCGCAAGATCCCGCACGTGGACGACCTGCCGGTGTGGTCGGTGTGGTGTTTCCGGGTCCGCCCCGGTCATCGCGGCCGCGGCATCAGCCGGACGCTGCTGGACGGCGCGGTCGATTTCGCCCGCGGGCACGGCGCGCCGGCCGTCGAGGGCTACCCGGTCGACAACGAGGGCACGAGGGTCGACGTGGTGATGGCCTACGTCGGCACCCGCGGTCTCTTCGAGGCGGCCGGGTTCACCCTGGCCAGCGCGACCAGCGCGGTGTCCGGCGGGTTCCCGCGCGTCGTCATGCGCCGCGAGCTGTGA
- a CDS encoding putative quinol monooxygenase: protein MCVAILRAEPEHAEEVERTIRDIAAATRDEPGALAFVLHRQGADTFIVYEKYADEAARDAHFAAPYVAGFVARFPELLAGEPQIEFAEELVGFAR from the coding sequence GTGTGTGTCGCGATTCTGCGGGCCGAACCGGAACACGCCGAGGAGGTGGAGCGCACCATCCGGGACATCGCCGCGGCCACCCGCGACGAGCCCGGGGCGCTGGCCTTCGTCCTGCACCGGCAGGGCGCCGACACCTTCATCGTGTACGAGAAGTACGCCGACGAGGCGGCGCGGGACGCACACTTCGCCGCGCCGTACGTCGCCGGTTTCGTCGCCCGCTTCCCGGAGTTGCTCGCCGGCGAGCCGCAGATCGAGTTCGCCGAGGAGCTGGTCGGCTTCGCCCGCTGA
- a CDS encoding NAD(P)-dependent oxidoreductase, protein MSYAEKSVTVLGLGPMGRALAGALVGARLSTTVWNRTPGRAGDLAARGAVAAVSAEEAVAGSDLIVVCVVDYAAANSILRRDAVTAALRGRTVVNLTADTPNRARDAAAWAARHGIGYLDGAIMTPVPTIGTPAAVFLHSGPEDLHRRHRPVLERLGGTHTYLGADIGRAAAYDLALLDVFWTAMAGYTHALALAKAEGITARELAPFAAGIGAILPPLFEQAARDIDSGSFSGAGNPITSAASSMAHIVETSEAHGIDAGVMRAAERLARRVVEQGHGTDGFSRMADLLTPR, encoded by the coding sequence ATGTCGTACGCCGAAAAGTCTGTCACTGTCCTGGGCCTCGGGCCGATGGGGCGCGCGCTGGCCGGGGCCCTGGTGGGCGCCAGGCTTTCCACCACCGTCTGGAACCGGACCCCGGGCCGGGCCGGGGACCTGGCCGCACGGGGCGCGGTCGCGGCCGTCTCGGCGGAGGAGGCGGTCGCCGGCAGCGACCTGATCGTGGTGTGCGTCGTCGACTACGCGGCGGCGAACTCCATCCTGCGGCGTGACGCGGTCACCGCGGCGCTGCGAGGCCGTACCGTGGTGAACCTGACAGCCGACACGCCGAACCGGGCGCGGGACGCCGCGGCCTGGGCCGCCCGGCACGGCATCGGGTATCTGGACGGCGCGATCATGACGCCGGTGCCGACCATCGGGACGCCGGCCGCGGTGTTCCTCCACAGCGGCCCGGAGGATCTGCACCGGCGGCACCGGCCGGTGCTGGAGCGGCTCGGCGGCACCCACACCTACCTCGGCGCGGACATCGGCCGGGCCGCCGCGTACGACCTCGCGCTGCTGGACGTCTTCTGGACCGCGATGGCCGGTTACACGCACGCGCTGGCGCTGGCGAAGGCCGAGGGCATCACCGCACGGGAGCTGGCGCCCTTCGCCGCCGGGATCGGGGCGATCCTGCCGCCCCTGTTCGAGCAGGCCGCCCGGGACATCGACAGCGGCAGCTTCTCCGGGGCGGGCAACCCGATCACCTCCGCCGCGTCGTCGATGGCGCACATCGTCGAGACCTCCGAGGCGCACGGCATCGACGCCGGCGTCATGCGCGCCGCCGAGCGCCTGGCCCGCCGGGTCGTCGAGCAGGGGCACGGCACGGACGGCTTCAGCCGCATGGCCGATCTGCTGACGCCCCGCTGA
- a CDS encoding winged helix-turn-helix transcriptional regulator — protein sequence MTRGRARDTNVCGVTAAIAVIDGKWKTALLWLLESGPCRPGELRRRLPGLTEKVLTQALREMESDGLVHRETYPGVPLRTEYSLTPFGRELSDALAPLADWGHRRLAILAETPPLT from the coding sequence ATGACGCGTGGTCGCGCCCGGGACACGAATGTCTGCGGAGTCACCGCAGCGATCGCCGTGATCGACGGCAAATGGAAGACGGCGTTGCTCTGGTTGCTGGAATCCGGTCCGTGCCGGCCCGGGGAATTGCGCCGGCGGTTGCCCGGCCTCACCGAGAAGGTGCTGACTCAGGCCCTGCGGGAGATGGAGTCCGACGGCCTGGTGCACCGGGAGACGTACCCGGGGGTGCCGCTGCGGACCGAGTACTCCCTGACGCCGTTCGGCCGGGAGCTGTCCGACGCGCTGGCCCCGCTGGCCGACTGGGGCCATCGACGGCTGGCGATCCTCGCCGAGACCCCGCCGCTCACCTGA
- a CDS encoding winged helix-turn-helix transcriptional regulator has protein sequence MTGTARRGPYFCGIDAAMDVVSGKWKVLILWELHQHGVRRFAELRRGLPGVSEKMLIQHLREMESDGLVHREVYREVPPRVEYSLTRDGESLNTALTDLGAWGVERMRRIGAQRVHP, from the coding sequence ATGACCGGGACAGCGCGACGCGGACCGTACTTCTGCGGCATCGACGCGGCGATGGACGTCGTTTCCGGGAAATGGAAGGTGCTCATTCTCTGGGAGCTGCACCAGCACGGCGTCCGCCGGTTCGCCGAACTCCGCCGCGGGCTTCCAGGGGTCAGCGAGAAGATGCTGATCCAGCACCTGCGCGAGATGGAGTCCGACGGCCTGGTGCATCGTGAGGTGTACCGCGAGGTGCCGCCCAGGGTGGAGTACTCGCTGACCCGCGACGGCGAGTCCCTCAACACCGCGCTGACCGACCTGGGCGCGTGGGGCGTCGAACGTATGCGGCGCATCGGCGCGCAGCGGGTGCATCCCTGA
- a CDS encoding NAD(P)-dependent oxidoreductase, with the protein MTTNEPIRVTVLGLGAMGGALATALIDGGHRTTVWNRSPARAEPFAGRGAAVAATAAEAVRASPVVIACLLDHASVRDVLDPLAADLRGRILVNVTTTSPAQARELAAWGATVGVDCLDGGVLAVPGMIGRPGASVLYSGSAAAFQRCRPLLHRWGTSTYLGADPGLASLYDLALLAGMYTMFAGFLHGAAMVAPAGVTAGEFATRAAPWLAAMTDGLRHFADVVDGGDYAVAGQQSLEFSDLSALVDASAEQGLSTEVVDMVQRLIRRQIDGGHGGEGFARIIESIRTG; encoded by the coding sequence ATGACGACGAACGAACCGATCCGGGTGACCGTGCTGGGCCTCGGCGCGATGGGCGGCGCGCTGGCCACCGCGCTGATCGACGGCGGACATCGCACCACCGTCTGGAACCGCTCACCGGCCCGCGCCGAACCCTTCGCCGGGCGGGGCGCGGCGGTGGCGGCCACCGCCGCCGAGGCGGTCCGCGCCAGCCCGGTCGTCATCGCCTGCCTGCTCGACCACGCGTCGGTCCGGGACGTGCTTGATCCGCTGGCCGCCGACCTGCGCGGCCGGATCCTGGTGAACGTGACCACCACGTCCCCGGCCCAGGCACGCGAGCTGGCGGCCTGGGGCGCCACGGTCGGCGTGGACTGCCTGGACGGCGGCGTCCTCGCCGTACCCGGCATGATCGGCCGGCCCGGGGCGTCGGTCCTCTACAGCGGCTCGGCCGCCGCCTTCCAACGGTGCCGGCCGCTGCTTCACCGGTGGGGGACCAGCACCTATCTGGGCGCCGACCCCGGGCTGGCCTCGCTCTACGACCTGGCCCTGCTCGCCGGCATGTACACGATGTTCGCCGGCTTCCTGCACGGCGCCGCGATGGTCGCGCCGGCCGGGGTGACGGCGGGGGAGTTCGCCACCCGTGCCGCGCCCTGGCTGGCGGCGATGACCGACGGCCTGCGGCACTTCGCCGACGTCGTGGACGGCGGGGACTACGCCGTGGCCGGACAGCAGAGCCTGGAGTTCTCCGACCTGTCGGCGCTGGTCGACGCGAGCGCCGAGCAGGGCCTGAGCACCGAGGTGGTCGACATGGTGCAGCGGCTGATCCGGCGGCAGATCGACGGCGGCCACGGCGGGGAGGGTTTCGCCCGGATCATCGAGAGCATCCGGACGGGCTGA